In the Chryseobacterium sp. MYb264 genome, one interval contains:
- a CDS encoding RagB/SusD family nutrient uptake outer membrane protein, translated as MKISYFKNIKTFGKIAFFGAVLSAMTGCEKDLMLEPENNITQTSFYTTELQISQALTGVYSAMVNASSRGGFDVNFYLLASEVRSNNFTALTQNGNRDYYAINRFQDTSSTEEVEVLWEDAYELITYANTILARIDAVPFADNATREQYRSEARFLRAYAYFELMRNFGKVPLIDKPVSPEEAVSIPRTDLATLYDFVTSEIEASVAGLKNTYDAKNKGRITKSAAHAMLGRIYLTGSGYPLNNSSYVAKAKDHLFTVIQGEGQYVTFAPTYADLFKSANDNKYHIFEIQHISGGVSQGSYLPSYVSPTFGTADPLYNAQGSLYSANELGVSQSLINAYEPGDLRKAVTLKTQFIAQNGQPDFANYFIKFREAGAVLTNRYDWPVNFPIIRYEDVILMYAEVLNNEGNTGTAVAQLNRIRQRAGLSPLSASISSSDFTTALRKERRIEFAGEGVYWHDLVRWNIAVSVINQAAADLNYNYTITTNDYLYQIPLSQIQVAGYEQNP; from the coding sequence ATGAAAATTTCTTACTTTAAAAATATCAAAACATTCGGAAAAATAGCATTCTTTGGAGCAGTACTGTCTGCGATGACAGGCTGTGAAAAAGATCTGATGCTGGAACCTGAAAATAATATTACCCAGACTTCTTTTTATACCACAGAATTACAGATCAGTCAGGCATTGACAGGTGTTTACTCTGCAATGGTTAACGCTTCTTCCCGAGGAGGATTTGACGTCAATTTCTATTTATTGGCATCAGAAGTTCGTTCCAATAACTTTACGGCACTTACCCAAAACGGAAACCGGGATTATTATGCGATTAACCGTTTTCAGGATACTTCATCCACTGAAGAAGTCGAAGTACTATGGGAAGATGCCTATGAGCTTATTACGTATGCCAATACAATTTTAGCAAGAATTGATGCTGTTCCGTTTGCAGATAATGCAACAAGAGAACAATATCGCTCTGAAGCCCGCTTTTTAAGAGCTTACGCATATTTTGAGCTGATGAGAAATTTCGGAAAAGTCCCTTTAATCGATAAACCGGTAAGTCCCGAGGAAGCTGTTTCCATTCCAAGGACAGATCTGGCAACACTTTATGATTTCGTGACTTCAGAAATTGAAGCGTCTGTTGCCGGTTTAAAGAATACCTATGATGCTAAAAATAAAGGCAGAATCACAAAGTCGGCAGCGCATGCCATGCTGGGACGAATTTACCTAACGGGATCAGGCTATCCTTTAAACAACAGCAGCTATGTTGCCAAAGCCAAAGATCATTTGTTTACGGTTATCCAGGGTGAAGGTCAATATGTAACATTTGCACCTACTTATGCTGATTTGTTTAAAAGTGCCAACGATAATAAATATCATATTTTCGAGATTCAGCATATCAGTGGAGGTGTATCACAGGGCTCTTATCTGCCAAGTTATGTTTCGCCCACTTTCGGAACAGCAGATCCTTTGTACAATGCACAGGGAAGTTTATACAGCGCTAATGAACTGGGCGTTTCCCAGTCTTTAATTAATGCGTATGAACCGGGGGATTTAAGAAAAGCAGTTACGCTTAAAACCCAGTTTATTGCGCAAAACGGACAACCGGATTTTGCCAATTATTTTATCAAATTCCGTGAAGCAGGGGCTGTTTTAACGAACCGTTACGATTGGCCGGTTAATTTCCCGATCATTCGTTATGAAGATGTTATTCTAATGTACGCTGAGGTTTTAAACAACGAGGGAAATACGGGCACGGCAGTTGCACAATTGAACAGAATTCGACAGAGAGCAGGTTTATCACCACTTTCAGCTTCAATATCAAGCAGCGATTTTACCACGGCACTTCGTAAAGAAAGAAGAATTGAATTTGCAGGCGAAGGTGTTTACTGGCACGATCTAGTACGTTGGAATATCGCCGTTTCCGTGATTAATCAGGCAGCTGCGGATCTTAATTATAATTATACCATCACAACCAATGATTATTTATATCAGATCCCTTTATCACAGATTCAGGTGGCAGGATATGAGCAAAATCCTTAA
- a CDS encoding SusC/RagA family TonB-linked outer membrane protein has translation MKKSIVTLGILLSTTGFIFAQEKQASGMAKSQDSTKSNSKTKDIEEVVIVAYGTQKRSEVTGSVGRVSAESFKNRPIARADQALTGQIAGVKTRATTGKPGEPLEIRVRGTASISASNSPVYVVDGMVVDDMANVSPDDIQSIDVLKDAASTAMYGSRGSNGVVIITTKKGASGKPLFSFSQYYGVQTIEKKLDIMTSAEWIDYATESINKNWVALAPGHSASDSYEVRANYFKLANATDYNLANIANMIDPRWGTNQVASIDWQDAFYRPASIQSYQLSVRGGNKNVKYMVSGAYFDQEGLAINTGFNRFNLSAVVDVNISDKWKMGIALRPSYSQSYGASVDGKDNLAHKMLSMVPVAELGAGLYTNFWKNTRYRWAGSTQSPIGVMENTTNNTNEFRLLSSLYMSYDILPDLNLKISGGATNNFNINNGYTPTFDLITNIPGQVSIGSRRTVNYNRYLGEALLNYKKNFGDHSINGLAGYSAENYRTTTQYNRNKGFPNDDLKTFNFTQSASVLNSEYTASEWMLISMFGRVNYDYKKKYMLSASIRRDGSSRFGWNNLWGTFAAFGAGWKIDQENFLKDKEWLSNLKLRYSWGENGNNSIGDYRAFGTLAGGNYSFGGNLNNGLIPNTIPNPNLTWEKTQSSDFGFELGLFNRIDFTADYYIKKTNDLLLQLPIPSVTGYTTMWKNVGSVQNRGLELDVNTKNIVGTFRWNTSANIAFNNNKVLQLGSDNAPIYTGFSNSTNIIQVGQELNSFYLYEAIGVLSSADIANANVAKTKGAIAGDVKYRDVNGDGVIDEKDRHIIGGPTPDYYWGLTNTFSYKNWDLSIFFQGQKGGYSYALLGRAIDRPGMGTTTNVMGNWANRWRSDENPGDGKTPRLDGTTGSLLDTRWLYDATYIQLKNITLGYTFPQDLSSKLKITNLRIYASLENVWRKDNYYGGYNPESVQSDGTDYGAYPNAKVYMLGLNFNF, from the coding sequence ATGAAGAAATCTATAGTCACTTTAGGTATTTTGTTAAGTACCACAGGTTTTATCTTCGCGCAGGAAAAACAGGCTTCTGGTATGGCCAAGAGCCAGGATAGTACAAAATCCAATTCTAAAACGAAAGATATTGAGGAGGTTGTTATTGTTGCTTATGGTACACAAAAAAGAAGTGAGGTTACAGGTTCTGTGGGGAGAGTAAGTGCCGAAAGCTTTAAAAACCGTCCGATTGCAAGAGCAGATCAGGCATTAACGGGTCAGATTGCGGGGGTTAAAACCCGTGCCACAACAGGAAAACCGGGTGAGCCTCTGGAAATACGTGTGCGTGGTACAGCGTCTATTTCGGCAAGTAATTCTCCTGTTTATGTGGTTGACGGAATGGTGGTAGACGATATGGCGAATGTTTCACCGGATGATATCCAGTCCATTGATGTATTGAAAGATGCTGCCTCTACGGCGATGTACGGATCTAGAGGTTCCAACGGGGTTGTGATTATCACGACTAAGAAAGGGGCTTCCGGAAAACCGTTATTCAGTTTTTCACAATATTACGGGGTTCAGACGATCGAAAAGAAGCTGGATATCATGACCAGTGCAGAGTGGATTGACTATGCCACTGAATCCATTAATAAAAATTGGGTTGCTCTGGCACCGGGACATTCCGCATCGGACAGCTATGAGGTAAGAGCCAATTATTTTAAATTAGCTAATGCAACCGATTACAATTTGGCCAATATCGCCAATATGATTGATCCGAGATGGGGAACTAATCAGGTGGCAAGTATCGACTGGCAAGACGCGTTTTACCGTCCGGCCTCTATTCAGAGCTATCAGTTATCAGTTCGTGGAGGAAATAAAAATGTAAAGTATATGGTTTCAGGGGCTTACTTTGATCAGGAGGGTCTGGCAATCAATACGGGTTTTAACCGATTTAATTTAAGTGCGGTTGTCGACGTAAATATTTCAGATAAATGGAAGATGGGCATTGCCCTTAGACCCAGCTATTCCCAAAGTTACGGAGCTTCTGTGGACGGAAAAGATAATTTAGCGCATAAAATGCTTTCTATGGTTCCTGTTGCGGAACTTGGCGCAGGTCTTTACACCAATTTCTGGAAAAATACCCGATACCGATGGGCAGGTTCTACTCAAAGCCCGATTGGTGTGATGGAGAATACCACTAACAACACCAACGAATTCCGATTACTGTCTAGTTTATACATGTCTTATGACATTTTGCCAGATTTAAATTTGAAAATCTCCGGAGGAGCCACTAACAACTTTAATATCAATAATGGCTATACTCCAACTTTTGACCTTATTACCAATATTCCGGGGCAGGTAAGTATCGGGAGCCGAAGAACAGTAAATTACAACAGGTATTTGGGAGAAGCCTTATTAAATTATAAAAAGAATTTTGGCGATCATAGTATCAATGGTTTAGCGGGGTACAGTGCTGAAAATTACAGAACGACAACGCAGTACAACCGAAATAAAGGTTTTCCGAATGATGATTTAAAGACCTTTAACTTTACACAGTCCGCTTCTGTGCTTAATTCTGAATATACGGCTTCAGAATGGATGTTGATTTCCATGTTTGGCCGTGTAAACTATGATTATAAAAAGAAATACATGCTATCAGCCAGTATCCGTAGAGATGGCTCTTCAAGATTTGGATGGAATAATCTTTGGGGAACGTTTGCAGCATTTGGAGCCGGCTGGAAAATAGATCAGGAAAACTTCCTGAAAGATAAGGAATGGTTAAGTAACCTGAAACTAAGATACAGCTGGGGAGAAAACGGAAACAATTCCATTGGGGATTACCGGGCGTTTGGTACCTTGGCCGGAGGAAATTATTCTTTTGGAGGAAATTTAAACAACGGATTAATTCCAAATACAATTCCTAATCCTAATCTTACCTGGGAAAAAACACAGTCATCGGATTTTGGTTTTGAATTGGGTCTATTCAACAGAATCGATTTTACTGCTGATTACTATATCAAAAAAACCAACGACCTTTTGTTGCAGTTACCTATTCCATCTGTCACCGGATATACGACGATGTGGAAGAATGTTGGCTCGGTGCAGAACCGCGGACTGGAACTGGATGTAAACACGAAAAACATTGTGGGTACCTTCAGGTGGAATACTTCAGCCAATATTGCATTCAATAATAATAAAGTTTTACAGTTAGGCAGCGACAATGCTCCTATTTATACAGGTTTCAGCAATAGTACGAACATCATACAGGTGGGGCAGGAGCTGAATTCATTCTATCTTTATGAGGCCATCGGCGTTCTGTCTTCGGCAGATATTGCAAATGCAAATGTGGCTAAGACAAAAGGAGCGATCGCGGGAGATGTAAAATACAGAGATGTAAACGGAGACGGAGTTATTGATGAAAAAGACCGTCACATCATCGGAGGTCCGACACCGGATTATTATTGGGGACTTACAAATACTTTTTCCTATAAAAACTGGGATCTGTCGATATTTTTCCAGGGACAGAAAGGAGGATACAGCTATGCTTTGCTAGGTCGTGCAATCGATAGACCAGGTATGGGAACAACAACCAACGTGATGGGGAATTGGGCCAACAGATGGCGTTCCGATGAAAATCCGGGTGACGGAAAAACCCCGAGACTGGATGGAACCACGGGAAGTTTACTGGATACAAGATGGCTGTATGACGCCACTTATATTCAGTTGAAAAATATAACACTGGGATACACCTTCCCTCAGGATCTTTCCAGTAAATTAAAAATTACCAATCTCAGAATTTATGCCAGTTTAGAAAATGTCTGGAGAAAAGATAACTACTATGGGGGCTATAACCCGGAATCTGTTCAGTCAGACGGTACCGATTACGGAGCCTATCCCAATGCGAAAGTATATATGCTGGGGCTAAACTTTAACTTCTAA